A part of Mycolicibacterium sp. TUM20985 genomic DNA contains:
- the dapD gene encoding 2,3,4,5-tetrahydropyridine-2,6-dicarboxylate N-succinyltransferase, producing MTSASGVGVATIAADGTVLDTWYPEPELGGDEPDLASGTNRLSVAEVPEAIGALEGRDDERDVETVIVRTTIASLDDKPADAFDAYLRLHLLSHRLIAPHGANMDGVFGVLANVVWTNFGPCPVDGFELTRARLRRRGPVTVYGIDKFPRMVDYVVPTGVRIADADRVRLGAHLAQGTTVMHEGFVNFNAGTLGTSMVEGRISAGVVVGDGTDVGGGASIMGTLSGGGKEVISVGSRCLLGANSGLGISLGDDCVIEAGLYVTGGTKVTTSDGQTVKAKELSGANSLLFRRNSVSGAVEVVSRDGTGITLNEALHAN from the coding sequence GTGACTTCCGCATCAGGCGTCGGCGTGGCCACCATCGCGGCCGACGGGACTGTTCTCGACACGTGGTACCCCGAGCCGGAGCTCGGTGGTGACGAGCCGGACCTTGCGTCCGGCACGAACCGCCTCTCCGTGGCCGAGGTACCCGAGGCAATCGGCGCGCTCGAGGGCCGCGACGACGAGCGCGACGTCGAGACGGTCATCGTGCGCACCACGATCGCATCGCTCGACGACAAGCCCGCCGATGCGTTCGACGCCTACCTGCGCCTGCATCTGCTCTCGCACCGACTGATCGCCCCCCACGGCGCCAACATGGACGGCGTGTTCGGGGTGCTGGCCAACGTGGTGTGGACCAACTTCGGCCCCTGCCCGGTCGACGGGTTCGAGTTGACCCGCGCCCGGCTGCGGCGGCGTGGCCCGGTGACCGTCTACGGCATCGACAAGTTCCCCAGGATGGTCGACTACGTGGTGCCCACTGGCGTGCGGATCGCCGACGCCGACCGGGTCCGGCTCGGCGCGCACCTAGCGCAGGGCACGACCGTCATGCACGAGGGCTTCGTCAACTTCAACGCCGGAACCCTGGGCACCTCGATGGTCGAGGGCCGCATCTCGGCGGGCGTGGTCGTCGGCGACGGTACCGATGTCGGCGGCGGCGCATCGATCATGGGCACCCTGTCCGGCGGCGGCAAGGAGGTCATCTCAGTGGGTAGTCGTTGCCTGCTTGGCGCGAACTCCGGGCTCGGGATCTCCCTCGGTGACGACTGCGTCATCGAGGCGGGTCTGTACGTGACCGGTGGCACCAAGGTCACCACGTCAGACGGGCAGACCGTCAAGGCCAAGGAGCTGTCCGGCGCGAACAGCCTTCTGTTCCGCCGCAATTCGGTGTCCGGGGCGGTCGAGGTGGTCTCGCGCGACGGCACCGGCATCACCTTGAACGAGGCGCTGCACGCCAACTGA
- the dapE gene encoding succinyl-diaminopimelate desuccinylase, giving the protein MVEVTGLASRTVALDLRADPIALTAALVDIPSESRNEQRIADEVEAALRTQTSGYEIVRNGHAVLARTNLGRPSRVMLAGHLDTVPAADNVPSHLVGDELFGCGTSDMKSGDAVFLHLAATIAEPSHDITLVMYDCEEIESTANGLGRIERELPDWLEADVAILGEPSGGLIEAGCQGTIRMVVRAKGTRAHSARSWLGDNAIHKIGAVLDRLSSYDARNVDIDGCTYREGLSAVRIDGGIAGNVIPDAASVTVNFRFAPDRSVEQAAAHVHEVLDGLDVDAELTDAAAGALPGLTKPAAAALVRAAGGRVRAKYGWTDVARFAALGIPAVNYGPGDPNMAHRIDERVDVTQITAVAAMLRQYLVD; this is encoded by the coding sequence ATGGTCGAGGTTACTGGACTAGCCTCGAGGACTGTGGCCCTAGACTTGCGCGCCGATCCCATCGCGCTGACGGCGGCGTTGGTGGACATCCCCAGCGAGTCGCGGAACGAACAGCGGATCGCCGACGAGGTCGAGGCCGCGCTACGCACCCAGACCAGCGGATACGAGATCGTCCGCAACGGCCACGCCGTGCTGGCGCGCACCAATTTGGGTCGACCGTCGCGCGTCATGCTCGCCGGTCACCTCGATACCGTTCCCGCCGCGGACAACGTGCCCAGCCACCTCGTCGGCGACGAGTTGTTCGGCTGCGGCACGTCGGACATGAAGTCCGGTGACGCGGTGTTCCTGCACCTGGCGGCGACGATCGCCGAGCCGTCGCACGACATCACTTTGGTCATGTACGACTGCGAGGAGATCGAGTCCACGGCCAACGGTCTGGGTCGCATCGAACGCGAGCTGCCCGACTGGCTCGAGGCTGACGTCGCCATCCTCGGTGAGCCCTCGGGCGGTCTCATCGAGGCGGGGTGTCAGGGCACGATTCGGATGGTCGTCCGCGCCAAGGGTACCCGCGCGCATTCCGCTCGATCGTGGTTGGGGGACAACGCCATTCACAAGATCGGTGCCGTGCTCGACCGGCTGTCGAGCTACGATGCCAGAAACGTCGACATCGACGGCTGCACCTACCGCGAGGGGTTGTCCGCCGTCCGCATCGACGGTGGCATCGCGGGCAACGTCATCCCCGACGCCGCGTCGGTCACGGTGAACTTCCGGTTCGCCCCCGACCGCAGCGTCGAGCAGGCCGCCGCGCACGTGCACGAGGTGCTCGACGGACTCGACGTCGACGCCGAGCTGACCGACGCCGCGGCGGGAGCACTGCCCGGGTTGACGAAGCCGGCGGCGGCCGCACTCGTCCGGGCCGCCGGGGGACGGGTGCGCGCCAAGTACGGGTGGACCGACGTCGCCCGCTTCGCGGCCCTCGGCATCCCCGCGGTCAACTACGGCCCCGGCGATCCGAACATGGCGCACCGCATCGACGAACGGGTGGACGTCACGCAGATCACCGCGGTCGCCGCGATGCTGCGCCAATATCTCGTTGACTGA
- a CDS encoding glycoside hydrolase family 27 protein — translation MRRLWVLLVCVGVLAACGSPAVLPRSAQTPPMGWNSWNSGVPLTERAIEDVIDAMVSSGLRDAGYHYVNLDAGWAAPTRDADGNLRADPDRFPHGIATVAAYAHDRSMYLGIYHSPFNQGCGQDPHIGGAGHEQADARSFAAWGVDYLKYDWCRLDAGHSEQVKYFAAMRDALRASGRRIVYSINPNSSGDPDAGSEYDWSRIADVSRDAMDLVPAWGDERLGAEGLAGVSQAFAAAGPVAAYDGPMHVNDPDMLVVGIRWADFARTHPTMSLGPQRADLTDVEQRAHFSLWAMLAAPLLAGNDVRSMDEATRDILTNRDVIAVDQDGLGLQGLPLLEDRRVIVKPLADGAVAVALFNSGDAPVDLHTDAHAIGLSGTDCYTVRDLWCHTETGTNGPVGQTVPAHGVAMMRVSRCR, via the coding sequence CGCGTGCGGATCGCCCGCCGTGCTACCGCGCTCGGCGCAGACCCCGCCTATGGGGTGGAACTCCTGGAACTCCGGTGTGCCCCTGACTGAACGGGCCATCGAGGACGTCATCGATGCGATGGTGTCCTCCGGCCTGCGCGACGCCGGATACCACTACGTCAATCTGGACGCGGGGTGGGCGGCGCCGACACGTGATGCCGACGGCAACTTGCGCGCCGATCCCGACCGCTTCCCCCACGGCATCGCCACCGTCGCGGCCTATGCGCATGACCGCAGCATGTACCTCGGCATTTATCACAGCCCGTTCAATCAGGGGTGCGGCCAGGATCCGCACATCGGCGGGGCCGGCCACGAGCAGGCGGACGCGCGGAGTTTCGCGGCCTGGGGCGTCGACTACCTCAAGTACGACTGGTGCCGACTGGACGCCGGCCACAGCGAACAGGTGAAGTACTTCGCGGCGATGCGAGATGCGTTGCGCGCCAGCGGCCGTCGCATCGTCTACAGCATCAACCCCAACAGTTCGGGGGACCCCGACGCGGGATCCGAATACGACTGGTCCCGCATCGCCGACGTCAGCCGCGACGCGATGGACCTGGTGCCGGCCTGGGGTGACGAGCGCCTGGGGGCGGAGGGACTGGCCGGTGTCAGCCAGGCGTTCGCCGCGGCTGGTCCGGTCGCCGCGTACGACGGCCCGATGCACGTCAACGACCCAGACATGTTGGTGGTCGGCATCCGGTGGGCGGACTTCGCCCGAACTCACCCGACGATGTCACTGGGACCGCAGCGGGCCGATCTAACGGATGTCGAACAGCGCGCCCACTTCTCGTTATGGGCGATGCTGGCCGCGCCACTGCTGGCGGGCAACGACGTGCGGTCGATGGACGAGGCGACGCGCGACATCCTCACCAATCGGGACGTCATCGCGGTCGACCAGGACGGGTTGGGACTGCAGGGGCTGCCCCTGCTCGAGGATCGGCGGGTGATCGTGAAACCGCTCGCCGACGGTGCGGTGGCGGTCGCGTTGTTCAACAGCGGCGATGCGCCGGTGGACCTCCACACCGATGCGCACGCGATCGGTCTGTCGGGTACCGACTGCTACACCGTGCGCGACCTCTGGTGCCACACCGAGACGGGGACCAACGGCCCCGTCGGACAGACGGTCCCGGCCCACGGCGTCGCGATGATGCGGGTATCCCGATGCCGATAG
- a CDS encoding TPR repeat region-containing protein: MSTWSSARETFGQGVPPTGERFDQSGTLQQLQTTVESAAPGSRWTGTAAAAYDTANQDHGKVFAQLAALDQRLGAQVTASAHVVTAGRQDLDAVRKWVLDAAGSVPAGKNREQLLMPIVQKGLGQLSQIVTTSNGDLSTIGSQIRSLGGEYAALGNQKFAPKEGPGDVLGAVGEDGKWKPYPEDMQELVRKALDGDQDAAAKVHSIMGTINSDQLEGSSDPAHPGQTIPPKPLDGLQSELIGQMQNQMKDMSMSDLTGLQVKLGDDKGILGDAMQVMSDPDVKYPHQSGAGLLVPGRDGWLPGGGSDLPSGVREALSVNGDFLGPSDPSVGYPGSGAGTDLEAGTRGDAARNLTALADIVGDGDSKFQQGSVLDHEMMARGKEWLAAEGNQTWGDDVVGRVFETAGRDTVVDHEMFARDSDFTKNVLTHPWQDDGRAASTLTDWIDNDAYSANPDVSSRAGETAHALAAYIGDHHPDLLNIDTGSEKNVSLGQLNPELAKSLALAMTPYVDDMAGQNLDSSSGFGGLDGDNMKAPRAVGVFSVLESNDEAGRILTERSVGVQSSFVSQFANSVADNPLHPEITTGMEYAGRLKGITELGTFNALHDLQVDANQARIDAHQKLSDAYDRVASTGTGLIDNPLVGTIVGMQSDLMKEAIVGPSPELVPYDEIAKHSSIDVKTVVANEFLHRNLGMPEDVQRLMNDYYSDGHINPVAADTNGKLDDQYVTALINYLSNMGGPVITAFDAYDGAYDAIIP, encoded by the coding sequence ATGTCGACGTGGTCCTCGGCACGGGAGACGTTCGGGCAGGGTGTGCCCCCGACGGGCGAGCGATTCGACCAGAGTGGCACCTTGCAGCAGCTGCAGACCACGGTGGAGTCGGCCGCACCAGGGTCACGATGGACGGGCACCGCGGCCGCGGCCTACGACACCGCCAACCAGGACCACGGCAAGGTGTTCGCACAGTTGGCTGCACTGGATCAGCGGCTGGGCGCGCAGGTCACCGCGTCGGCTCACGTGGTCACCGCCGGCCGCCAGGATCTCGATGCGGTTCGCAAGTGGGTGCTCGACGCCGCGGGGTCGGTACCAGCGGGCAAGAACCGCGAACAGCTGCTGATGCCCATCGTGCAGAAGGGCCTTGGCCAGCTCAGCCAGATCGTCACCACGTCCAACGGCGACCTATCGACGATCGGCAGCCAAATCCGAAGTCTCGGTGGCGAATACGCCGCACTGGGCAATCAGAAGTTCGCGCCGAAGGAAGGCCCGGGTGATGTTCTCGGCGCAGTGGGTGAGGACGGGAAGTGGAAGCCCTACCCGGAGGACATGCAGGAGCTCGTTCGCAAAGCGCTGGACGGTGATCAAGACGCGGCGGCCAAGGTTCACTCCATCATGGGAACCATCAATTCCGATCAGTTGGAGGGCAGTTCGGATCCGGCTCATCCCGGTCAAACGATCCCACCCAAGCCGCTCGACGGCTTGCAGTCCGAATTGATCGGACAGATGCAGAACCAGATGAAGGACATGTCGATGTCCGATCTCACCGGACTCCAGGTCAAGCTCGGTGACGACAAGGGCATCCTGGGTGACGCCATGCAGGTGATGAGCGACCCTGACGTGAAGTACCCCCACCAGAGCGGCGCCGGATTGCTTGTTCCCGGACGGGACGGTTGGCTCCCTGGTGGCGGATCGGATCTGCCAAGCGGCGTAAGAGAGGCGCTGAGCGTAAACGGCGACTTCCTGGGCCCGTCCGACCCGTCGGTCGGTTACCCGGGGTCGGGTGCGGGCACTGATCTCGAAGCGGGCACCCGTGGTGATGCCGCCCGGAATTTGACGGCGCTGGCCGACATCGTGGGCGACGGTGACTCCAAGTTCCAGCAGGGGTCAGTGCTGGACCACGAGATGATGGCCCGTGGCAAGGAGTGGCTTGCCGCCGAGGGCAACCAGACTTGGGGCGACGACGTCGTCGGTCGGGTCTTCGAGACAGCTGGTCGCGACACAGTCGTCGACCACGAGATGTTCGCGCGTGACAGTGATTTCACCAAGAACGTGCTCACTCATCCCTGGCAGGATGACGGCCGTGCGGCGAGCACGCTCACCGATTGGATCGACAACGACGCCTACTCGGCGAATCCTGATGTCAGCAGTCGGGCGGGAGAGACGGCTCATGCTCTCGCCGCCTACATCGGGGATCATCACCCAGATTTGCTCAATATCGACACGGGATCTGAGAAGAACGTGTCGCTGGGCCAGCTCAACCCCGAATTGGCCAAGAGTTTGGCACTCGCCATGACGCCGTACGTCGATGACATGGCTGGGCAGAACTTGGACAGCTCATCAGGTTTCGGGGGGCTAGATGGTGACAACATGAAGGCACCGAGGGCAGTTGGCGTGTTCTCAGTATTGGAGTCGAATGACGAAGCGGGACGAATACTGACCGAGCGATCGGTCGGTGTCCAGTCGAGCTTCGTCAGCCAGTTCGCGAATTCGGTGGCCGACAATCCGCTGCATCCGGAGATCACCACGGGTATGGAGTACGCGGGACGACTCAAGGGCATCACCGAGCTTGGGACGTTCAATGCCCTTCATGACCTCCAGGTCGACGCGAACCAGGCTCGAATCGACGCCCACCAGAAACTTTCCGATGCCTACGATCGCGTCGCCTCGACGGGCACCGGACTAATCGACAATCCGCTCGTGGGAACAATCGTGGGGATGCAATCAGACCTAATGAAGGAAGCCATCGTCGGACCCTCCCCTGAATTGGTGCCCTATGACGAGATCGCCAAACACAGTTCGATCGACGTGAAGACGGTGGTGGCCAACGAATTCCTCCATCGCAATTTGGGGATGCCCGAGGATGTTCAGCGACTCATGAACGACTACTACTCAGATGGCCACATCAATCCAGTAGCAGCGGATACAAATGGCAAGTTAGACGATCAGTACGTGACGGCCCTCATTAACTACCTGTCCAACATGGGCGGCCCCGTCATCACCGCTTTCGACGCTTACGACGGTGCCTATGATGCGATCATTCCGTAA
- a CDS encoding type VII secretion target has product MTMAGEFSLDGAGLTPLADIYSQVANGLSELTGAGAPQTSGVAESFGNIAFAVNTALDGVTQSRAGTFQATKGSSDTIAELLAKAHQMYQQGDQQGAEKLRAAAEALEGTPGAGGAGGTAGATSRGGTGATGTAADGGAEMAGQLASQVGQQLGQFAQGMAQSVQGLAQGLAQLPQQVMQGVQGIVDSASKGAESDAAKNDDAKSDDEKAADRDREDAEKRAEEQRAQRDTPPAQNESARPGQSADAGRAPVPTPTPEPPQPAQTRPQQSPL; this is encoded by the coding sequence ATGACCATGGCAGGCGAGTTCTCCCTCGACGGTGCCGGCCTGACGCCGCTGGCCGACATTTACTCGCAGGTCGCCAACGGGTTGTCCGAACTCACTGGCGCGGGTGCCCCTCAAACATCTGGCGTCGCGGAATCGTTCGGCAACATCGCGTTCGCGGTGAACACGGCACTCGACGGCGTGACGCAAAGCCGCGCCGGCACGTTCCAGGCCACCAAGGGTTCGAGCGACACCATCGCCGAGTTGCTCGCCAAGGCCCACCAGATGTACCAGCAAGGTGACCAGCAAGGGGCCGAGAAGCTCAGGGCCGCAGCCGAAGCGCTCGAGGGCACGCCTGGCGCCGGGGGTGCCGGGGGCACCGCGGGCGCGACGAGCAGGGGCGGAACCGGAGCCACCGGTACCGCCGCCGACGGAGGCGCGGAGATGGCTGGTCAGCTGGCCAGTCAGGTCGGGCAACAGCTAGGGCAGTTCGCCCAGGGCATGGCGCAATCGGTACAGGGCCTCGCGCAGGGCCTCGCCCAGCTGCCGCAGCAAGTCATGCAGGGCGTGCAGGGCATCGTGGATTCCGCTTCCAAGGGTGCCGAATCGGACGCGGCCAAGAACGATGATGCCAAGTCAGACGACGAGAAGGCCGCCGACCGCGACCGCGAGGACGCCGAGAAGCGCGCCGAAGAGCAACGTGCGCAACGTGATACGCCGCCCGCCCAGAACGAGAGCGCCCGGCCGGGCCAGTCCGCCGATGCTGGCCGCGCTCCCGTTCCCACGCCCACCCCGGAACCGCCGCAGCCGGCGCAGACTCGTCCGCAGCAGTCCCCGCTCTAG
- a CDS encoding ABC-F family ATP-binding cassette domain-containing protein: MSDVFVVCSQLSYRWADDTPLFENLSFTVPGGRTGLVAPNGAGKSTLLKLIAGDLVPAGGSISIDGTLGHLPQTLPFSTVGADRTVAEVLGVAPIVAALDALAGGDASEAVFAAIGDDWDVEERLHAQLDRLGLAHLAMERPLASLSGGEVVSLGLAARLLRRPDVLLLDEPTNNLDVDARQRLYAAIDEFAGTLLVVSHDRVLLDRMDRIAELHSGEITFHGGNFTDYENAVDAAQRNAEADIRNAEQHLKREKRQMQQARERAARRSSTAARNVKDAGLPKIVAGKLKRNAQESAAKSDDVHAKRVDHARTRLDQAERALRDDDAMVLDLPDTEVPAGRTVLAARGLKLRIGDRELFVDDGIDLDIRGPERIALTGANGAGKSTLLQTISGDVQPTGGDVQRGDGRIAYLSQRLDLLDPDRTVAECLAESAPGLSHTRRMHLLAQFLFRGDHLEVPVGSLSGGERLRATLVCVLNAEPAPRLLLLDEPTNNLDLVSVRQLESALIAYRGAFVVVSHDERFLDAIGVECRLRLAEGVLR, from the coding sequence ATGTCCGATGTCTTCGTCGTCTGTTCGCAGCTGTCGTACCGCTGGGCCGACGACACCCCGCTCTTCGAAAACCTGTCCTTCACCGTGCCTGGCGGCCGCACCGGCCTCGTCGCGCCCAATGGCGCCGGCAAGAGCACGCTGCTCAAGCTGATCGCGGGGGACCTCGTCCCCGCCGGCGGTTCGATCTCGATCGACGGCACCCTGGGCCATCTACCCCAGACGCTGCCCTTCTCGACGGTCGGCGCCGACCGCACCGTCGCCGAAGTCCTCGGCGTCGCACCGATCGTCGCTGCCCTCGACGCGTTGGCGGGCGGCGACGCGTCCGAGGCGGTGTTCGCCGCCATCGGTGACGACTGGGACGTCGAGGAGCGGCTGCACGCGCAACTCGACCGCCTGGGCCTCGCTCATCTCGCGATGGAGCGGCCACTGGCCTCGCTCAGCGGTGGGGAAGTGGTCTCGCTGGGTTTGGCGGCACGACTGCTACGACGGCCCGACGTGCTGTTGCTCGACGAGCCGACCAACAACCTCGACGTCGACGCCAGGCAGCGGCTGTACGCCGCGATCGACGAGTTCGCCGGCACCCTGCTCGTCGTCAGTCACGACCGGGTGCTGCTCGACCGGATGGACCGCATCGCCGAGTTGCACAGCGGCGAAATCACCTTCCACGGAGGCAATTTCACCGACTACGAAAACGCCGTCGATGCGGCTCAGCGCAATGCCGAGGCCGACATTCGCAACGCCGAACAGCACCTGAAACGCGAGAAGCGCCAGATGCAGCAGGCGCGTGAACGCGCCGCCAGACGGTCGAGCACCGCCGCCCGCAACGTCAAGGATGCCGGCCTGCCCAAGATCGTGGCAGGCAAGTTGAAGCGGAACGCCCAGGAGTCGGCCGCCAAGTCTGACGACGTGCACGCCAAGCGCGTCGACCACGCGAGGACCCGACTCGATCAGGCGGAGCGGGCGCTTCGTGACGACGACGCGATGGTGCTCGACCTGCCGGACACCGAGGTGCCCGCGGGCCGCACGGTCCTGGCCGCTCGCGGGCTGAAGCTTCGCATCGGTGACCGAGAGCTGTTCGTGGACGACGGAATCGATCTGGACATCCGGGGACCGGAACGCATTGCGTTGACCGGGGCCAACGGAGCGGGCAAGTCGACGTTGTTGCAGACGATCAGCGGTGACGTGCAGCCCACGGGCGGGGACGTCCAACGAGGCGACGGTCGGATCGCGTACTTGTCGCAGCGGCTGGACCTGCTCGATCCGGACCGCACGGTCGCGGAGTGTCTGGCGGAGTCCGCGCCGGGCCTGTCACATACCCGCCGCATGCATCTGTTGGCGCAGTTCCTGTTTCGTGGCGATCACCTCGAGGTGCCGGTCGGCTCGCTGTCGGGTGGGGAGCGGTTGCGCGCGACGCTGGTGTGCGTGCTGAACGCCGAACCGGCGCCAAGACTCTTGCTCCTCGACGAGCCGACCAACAACCTGGATCTGGTCAGCGTGCGCCAGTTGGAGTCGGCGCTGATTGCGTACCGGGGTGCGTTCGTGGTGGTCAGCCACGACGAGCGTTTCCTGGACGCGATCGGAGTCGAATGTCGGCTCCGCCTCGCCGAGGGCGTGCTGCGCTAG